A window from Candidatus Zymogenaceae bacterium encodes these proteins:
- a CDS encoding dephospho-CoA kinase, which produces MLITGLTGGIASGKSSAGKIIERLGGVIVDSDAVARHVVMPGEPALDEIVRRFGADVLDEGGVLDREKLRYIVFYDDTALKDLNAIVHPAVYREIARRMEEYRNNPNDKILFLDIPLLYESGGEALVDTVVVVYVDRKTQIDRLMARDEFSREEAENRIDKQMSLDEKRDRADFVIDNRGTLNDLEAETVRVFGELEAMRDRRRAAGGQ; this is translated from the coding sequence ATGCTGATTACGGGACTCACCGGCGGAATCGCCAGCGGAAAAAGCAGCGCCGGGAAGATCATCGAAAGACTCGGGGGCGTTATTGTGGATTCTGACGCCGTTGCCCGGCACGTCGTGATGCCGGGGGAGCCGGCGCTGGATGAAATCGTTCGTCGGTTCGGCGCCGATGTACTGGATGAAGGCGGCGTCCTTGACAGGGAGAAGCTGAGATATATCGTGTTTTATGACGATACAGCCCTCAAAGATCTCAACGCCATTGTTCATCCGGCGGTCTACAGAGAGATTGCCCGGAGGATGGAGGAATATCGGAATAACCCGAACGATAAAATCCTGTTTCTCGACATTCCCCTTTTGTATGAATCGGGCGGCGAAGCTCTGGTCGATACGGTGGTGGTGGTGTATGTGGACCGGAAGACGCAAATAGACAGGCTTATGGCCCGGGACGAATTTTCCCGGGAAGAGGCGGAAAATCGGATTGACAAGCAGATGAGCCTGGATGAGAAGCGGGACCGTGCGGATTTCGTGATAGACAACCGGGGGACTTTGAACGATCTGGAAGCGGAGACGGTGAGGGTGTTTGGAGAGCTTGAAGCAATGCGGGATCGCCGTCGGGCGGCTGGGGGGCAGTAG
- the pgeF gene encoding peptidoglycan editing factor PgeF has translation MTPIVSQVLADIDTVTHGFFSRMQNDDETPLNFDYRKGDPYLREKSYKYAGLFLGVSPKRIYVTNQVHGDGIEVLRTMPDETSVRGGVENDAVMTDVHGVALTVLTADCVPILIADVSGRAVAAVHAGWRGTALEIGKKAVRVMTDAFDLVPGDLAAAVGPAIGPCCYRVGPEVLGAMRSVFSWADSYIERGTDGHGHLDLQGINREVLVDAGLDRDRVEVVSRCTACDEELFYSYRRDGDGTGRMLSAIVLNI, from the coding sequence ATGACGCCGATTGTCTCTCAAGTGCTTGCGGATATCGACACTGTGACCCACGGCTTTTTTTCGAGGATGCAGAACGATGATGAGACGCCCCTGAATTTCGATTATCGAAAGGGCGATCCTTATCTTCGAGAGAAAAGCTATAAATACGCAGGTCTTTTTTTGGGCGTTTCCCCGAAGCGTATCTATGTTACCAACCAGGTTCACGGGGACGGGATAGAGGTGCTCAGGACTATGCCGGATGAAACATCGGTCAGGGGTGGGGTGGAGAACGACGCCGTGATGACGGATGTTCACGGTGTCGCCCTGACGGTTCTGACGGCGGACTGTGTGCCGATATTGATCGCGGACGTGTCCGGGCGGGCGGTGGCGGCGGTGCACGCAGGGTGGCGCGGCACGGCCCTGGAAATAGGGAAAAAGGCCGTCCGGGTCATGACGGACGCCTTCGATCTTGTCCCCGGAGATCTCGCCGCGGCCGTAGGTCCCGCCATCGGCCCGTGCTGTTACCGGGTGGGTCCGGAGGTGCTTGGGGCGATGAGGTCCGTCTTTTCGTGGGCGGACTCGTATATTGAGCGCGGGACGGACGGGCACGGGCATCTCGATCTTCAGGGGATCAACCGGGAGGTGCTGGTGGATGCCGGGCTCGATCGGGATCGAGTGGAGGTCGTCTCCCGCTGTACCGCGTGCGATGAGGAACTCTTTTATTCCTATCGGCGGGACGGTGATGGGACGGGGAGGATGTTGAGCGCTATTGTTTTGAATATATAG
- a CDS encoding NYN domain-containing protein: MLVIIDGYNLMLSTGEYGAVKGKNLTLARRRLIEDFRRYQAVRKHTVIIVFDAQDAGKKSRSEKTVGGVRVVFTRHGERADDAIVDIAEKNKGLERVVVSSDNEVARGSRRRGAVVVSSEEFLERLGDALLEYDETEDDEGESGGDDPGSRRAPSRHRSRERVILDKL; the protein is encoded by the coding sequence GTGCTGGTGATCATTGATGGATACAATTTGATGCTGTCCACCGGGGAGTACGGCGCCGTCAAGGGCAAAAACCTTACCCTTGCCAGGCGGCGGCTGATAGAGGATTTCAGACGATATCAAGCGGTCAGAAAACACACCGTCATCATCGTCTTCGACGCCCAGGACGCGGGAAAAAAGTCCCGGAGCGAAAAGACCGTCGGCGGGGTGCGGGTGGTGTTTACGAGACACGGAGAGCGGGCGGACGACGCCATTGTGGACATTGCGGAAAAAAACAAGGGATTGGAGCGGGTGGTTGTGTCGTCGGACAACGAGGTTGCTCGAGGCTCACGGAGGCGGGGCGCGGTTGTGGTGTCTTCCGAGGAATTCCTTGAACGGCTCGGAGACGCGCTTTTGGAATATGATGAGACAGAGGACGACGAAGGAGAATCCGGAGGGGATGATCCGGGGAGTCGCCGTGCACCGTCCCGGCATCGGAGCAGGGAGCGGGTGATTTTGGATAAACTGTGA
- a CDS encoding SDR family NAD(P)-dependent oxidoreductase has translation MNLSGRTMLVTGGSSGLGESAARMGIEHGAKVVIMDINKEVGSALADELGDNALFHPTDVTSEEDVSGAVSLAVERFGGVHVAVNCAGTGLPKRTISKDGPHDLASFEWLIRLNLIGTFNVASKAAFQMSKNDPTDAGERGVIVNVASVAAFDGQIGQAAYSASKAGVAGMTLPMARDLAGVGIRVMTIAPGLFDTPLMRLLPEDHLTRLNESVPFPRRLGDVGEFARMVKDIIENPYLNGETIRLDGAIRMAPK, from the coding sequence ATGAATCTTTCCGGCAGAACGATGCTGGTGACCGGCGGCTCCTCGGGACTGGGGGAGTCGGCGGCGCGTATGGGGATCGAGCACGGGGCGAAGGTGGTGATCATGGACATCAACAAGGAGGTCGGGTCGGCGCTGGCGGACGAGCTGGGTGACAACGCCCTGTTCCACCCGACGGACGTCACCAGCGAGGAAGACGTCTCCGGGGCCGTCTCCCTGGCTGTTGAGCGCTTTGGGGGGGTGCATGTTGCCGTCAACTGTGCGGGAACGGGACTCCCGAAGCGGACGATCTCAAAAGACGGCCCCCATGATCTGGCCTCCTTCGAATGGCTGATACGCCTCAACCTGATCGGCACCTTCAACGTGGCCAGCAAGGCCGCATTCCAGATGTCGAAAAACGACCCCACAGACGCCGGCGAGCGCGGGGTGATCGTCAATGTGGCGAGTGTGGCGGCGTTCGACGGGCAGATCGGCCAGGCGGCGTACAGCGCATCGAAGGCGGGTGTCGCTGGGATGACCCTTCCCATGGCCCGGGATCTGGCCGGAGTCGGCATCCGGGTGATGACTATCGCGCCGGGGCTGTTCGATACGCCCCTGATGCGTCTGCTCCCCGAGGACCATTTGACAAGATTGAACGAATCGGTCCCCTTCCCGCGGAGGCTGGGGGATGTGGGGGAATTCGCCCGGATGGTGAAGGATATTATTGAAAATCCGTATCTGAACGGAGAGACCATCCGGCTGGACGGCGCGATACGTATGGCCCCGAAATAA